CACGACCGTACGCGCGTCGAACGACTCCGCGAGCGCGTCGCCCGTGAGCACGTCCGACGGCGTCCCCTCTCGGTACACGTCGCCGTCGGCCAGCAGCACGAGCCGATCGCAGTACCGCGCGGCGAGATCCAGGTCGTGGATCGCCGCCACCGCCGTCCGGCCCTCCGACACCAGCTCGCGGACCAACTCGAGCGTCTCGACCTGATGGTTGATGTCGAGACTGGCCGTCGGTTCGTCGAGCACGAGCGCGGGCGTCGCCTGTGCGATCGCGCGAGCGAGGACGACCCGCTGGCGCTGGCCGCCGCTGATCTCGTCGATCGGTCGGTCCGCGAGATCGGCCGTTCGGGTGCGCTCGAGGGCTTGTTCGACAATCGCACGGTCCTCGGGCCGCGGCGGTGAGAATCGCGAGCGATGTGGATGACGGCCCATCTCGACGACGTCTCGTACGTCGAAGGAAAAGGAGAGCGTCGTGTCCTGCGGGACGACCGCGACGAGCCGGCTCGAGGCTCGCGAGGAAACGTCGTGGACGTCGGTCTCGTCGATTTCGACGGTTCCCGCATCGGGCTCGAGCGCGCCGCTGATCGTCCGCAGGAGGGTCGTCTTCCCGGCGCCGTTCGGGCCGACGAGGCCGACGAACTCGCCGGGCTCGACGGTCAGCGAGACGTCCTCGAGGACCGAGAGGTCGTCGAACGCGTGAGAGACGTTTTCGACAGTGATGGGTGCCGGTTCGGGGGTCGCGAGTTCCGCGTCCGCCTCGAGGGTGCGCCCGTCGTCGTTCACACCGAATGCACCTCCCGTCGCACGAGCAGGAACAGGAAGAAGGGCGCCCCGAGCGCAGCGGTCACGATCCCGACCGGGACCTCGGCCGGCCCCGCTCGAGCGAGCGTGTCCGTCGCGACGAGAAAGGAGGCGCCGGCGAGCGCGCTGGTCGGCAGCAGGATGCGGTGATCGGGGCCGACGATCAGCCGCATGATGTGGGGGACGACGAGGCCGACGAAGCCGATGACGCCCGCGACGGCGACGCCCGCGGCGGTGACGACGCTGGCCAGCGCGAGCAGAAGGAGCTTGGTCCGCTCGACGTCGACCCCGAGGTGGTGGGCGTCCTCCTCGCCGAGCAGGAGGACGTTCAGGTCGCGGGCGAACGCACAGAGCGCGAGAACGCCGACGAGGGCGAACGGGAGGGCGAAGCGCACGTCGCCCCAGGTGCTGTTGTGGAGGTGCCCCATCAGCCAGACGACGGCCTCGCGGAGGCTGTCGCCGCTGTGGACGAGCATGTACGAAATCGCCGCGCCCAGGAACGCCTGCACCGCGACGCCCGCGAGCAGCAACGTCGCGACCGGCGTCCGGCCCCCCTCGGTCGCGATCGCGTAGACGAGAAACGCCGTCGCCAGCGCGCCGACGAACGCCGCGAGGTGGAGGCTGCCGAACGGCACGAGCGCCGGGAACGCGATCGCGGCGACCGCGCCGGCCGCCGCGCCCGAGGAGACGCCGATGATCGACGGATCGGCCAGCGGATTCCGAAAGAAGCCCTGCATGACCGTCCCGGCGGCCGCGAGCGCGAAGCCGACGACCGCGGCCAGCGCGATCCGCGGCAGACGAACGTCTACGACGATCGCCTGGTGGGCTGAGGAGATATCGTACGGGCCGGCGCCGACTCGGTTGAGGATCGCCCGCACCACGGTGAGCGCGTCGATCCGGACGGGGCCGAACATCGCACTGGCGACGACGACGACGAGCAGCACCGCTGCGAGCGCGACCGTCCACGAGAGAATGCGGCCCGGCTGCGACACGATTGCAACCTCGCTTGCAGTAGTCAAGTATTTGTTGGGCTCGGGTGGAAGTACCGACGATGCGACGACTACTGATCCTGCTTCTCACCGCGACCGTGCTCCTCGCCGGTGCGGTTCCCGCCGGCGTCGTCGGGAGCCCGTCGGCGACTGCCGGGCAGTCGACGGCAGAGACGGCAGAGACGGCACAGACGGTACAGGCGGCACAGCTAGCACAGACACAGGAAGACCCGACCTGCGAGTACCCGCTCACGCTCGAGGACGCGACGGGTGAGGAGATCACGATCGAAGAGGAACCCGAGTCGGTCGTGGCGCTCCAGCCCAGCGACGCGCAGACGCTGTTCGAGATCGGCGCCGAGGAGAAGGTCGTCGGCATGCCGGTCGGCTCGTACACCGACTACCTCGACGCGAGCGCCGACCTCGACATCACCGAAGACGACGGCGTCACGCCCGTCGCCGAGGAGGTCATCGACCGCGAGCCCGACGTCGTTCTCGCGGCCAACGCCCTCGAGGGCGACGACGTGATCGACCAGCTCCGCGAGGCCGGGCTGACGGTCTACGTCTTCCCCACGAGTGAGTCGCTGGACGACGTCGCCGAGAACGTCCGACTCACCGGCGAACTCGTCGGCGAGTGTGAGGGTGCTCAAGAGACTCTCGAGTGGATGGACGAGCGGCTCTCGGTCGTCGACGAGGCGATCCCCGACGAGGACCGGCCGCTGGCCTACTACGCGATGGGCGGCGGCTACACCGCCGGTAACGGTACCTTCCAGCACGAGATCC
This portion of the Halopiger aswanensis genome encodes:
- a CDS encoding heme ABC transporter ATP-binding protein — encoded protein: MNDDGRTLEADAELATPEPAPITVENVSHAFDDLSVLEDVSLTVEPGEFVGLVGPNGAGKTTLLRTISGALEPDAGTVEIDETDVHDVSSRASSRLVAVVPQDTTLSFSFDVRDVVEMGRHPHRSRFSPPRPEDRAIVEQALERTRTADLADRPIDEISGGQRQRVVLARAIAQATPALVLDEPTASLDINHQVETLELVRELVSEGRTAVAAIHDLDLAARYCDRLVLLADGDVYREGTPSDVLTGDALAESFDARTVVTPNPVTGSETVTALAGGDRNATADGEPTEPPLPDRVHVLGSGRAAAGVLARLETAGVDASIGPVPAGDAAAELARSLAADVLEVDPFAGGSDADISAATDAIREGDVIVFADFVAGTGTAGLLERLPDGTPTVVVETRPFADRNFAGAAAREQYATRRERAVNAAVEDVLEAVRTANADRSDGQSPPQSTSAIDSTDD
- the btuC gene encoding vitamin B12 ABC transporter permease BtuC; its protein translation is MSQPGRILSWTVALAAVLLVVVVASAMFGPVRIDALTVVRAILNRVGAGPYDISSAHQAIVVDVRLPRIALAAVVGFALAAAGTVMQGFFRNPLADPSIIGVSSGAAAGAVAAIAFPALVPFGSLHLAAFVGALATAFLVYAIATEGGRTPVATLLLAGVAVQAFLGAAISYMLVHSGDSLREAVVWLMGHLHNSTWGDVRFALPFALVGVLALCAFARDLNVLLLGEEDAHHLGVDVERTKLLLLALASVVTAAGVAVAGVIGFVGLVVPHIMRLIVGPDHRILLPTSALAGASFLVATDTLARAGPAEVPVGIVTAALGAPFFLFLLVRREVHSV
- a CDS encoding PGF-CTERM-anchored ABC transporter substrate-binding protein, which translates into the protein MRRLLILLLTATVLLAGAVPAGVVGSPSATAGQSTAETAETAQTVQAAQLAQTQEDPTCEYPLTLEDATGEEITIEEEPESVVALQPSDAQTLFEIGAEEKVVGMPVGSYTDYLDASADLDITEDDGVTPVAEEVIDREPDVVLAANALEGDDVIDQLREAGLTVYVFPTSESLDDVAENVRLTGELVGECEGAQETLEWMDERLSVVDEAIPDEDRPLAYYAMGGGYTAGNGTFQHEILTTAGVDNLGAEAGIEGWATVSDEVVLEQDPEWIVYGDSMDEPPVSEAAESTTAYENEQFVVVNDNYMSQPGPLVVTAIEEIASAVHPDAYEEAESDLEIDTDVSTDENETADNGSNDGSADESDDTSDEGSADGTTDDEDEGSSGDSIPGFGAPVAIVGVLAVGALLTRRQ